From a region of the Rhipicephalus microplus isolate Deutch F79 chromosome X, USDA_Rmic, whole genome shotgun sequence genome:
- the LOC119184077 gene encoding uncharacterized protein LOC119184077 isoform X2, with amino-acid sequence MPTSYHQLKLQLLWIPPDGREGHDKFLNAYRTFFSEQTPLVDADATFSFSEVYRKAVMYFHEEAIYHCTIEWPGVVWFGPVTKYLQAKTLTGSLSQVTSWLRLTAGRLCET; translated from the exons ATGCCTACCAGCTACCATCAGCTGAAGCTCCAACTCTTGTGGATCCCACCAGATGGCAGAGAAGGTCACGACAAGTTCCTGAATGCCTATCGGACATTCTTCAGCGAGCAGACTCCGCTGGTGGATGCCGATGCGACATTTTCCTTCAGTGAGGTGTACCGTAAAGCAGTCATGTACTTTCACGAGGAGGCGATTTATCACTGCACTATAGAGTGGCCCGGTGTTGTCTGGTTTGGCCCGGTGACAAAATATCTTCAG GCGAAGACACTCACGGGATCCCTATCACAGGTTACGAGCTGGCTACGCCTGACTGCCGGGCGGTTGTGTGAGACCTGA
- the LOC119184077 gene encoding uncharacterized protein LOC119184077 isoform X1: MGVALHMPTSYHQLKLQLLWIPPDGREGHDKFLNAYRTFFSEQTPLVDADATFSFSEVYRKAVMYFHEEAIYHCTIEWPGVVWFGPVTKYLQAKTLTGSLSQVTSWLRLTAGRLCET, encoded by the exons ATGGGCGTAGCATTGCA CATGCCTACCAGCTACCATCAGCTGAAGCTCCAACTCTTGTGGATCCCACCAGATGGCAGAGAAGGTCACGACAAGTTCCTGAATGCCTATCGGACATTCTTCAGCGAGCAGACTCCGCTGGTGGATGCCGATGCGACATTTTCCTTCAGTGAGGTGTACCGTAAAGCAGTCATGTACTTTCACGAGGAGGCGATTTATCACTGCACTATAGAGTGGCCCGGTGTTGTCTGGTTTGGCCCGGTGACAAAATATCTTCAG GCGAAGACACTCACGGGATCCCTATCACAGGTTACGAGCTGGCTACGCCTGACTGCCGGGCGGTTGTGTGAGACCTGA